The DNA segment GTTATAATGCAAGATTATACTGGAGTTCCGTTATTAGTAGATCTTGCCGAAATGAGATCTGAGCTGGCTAGAAGAGGATTAAATCCAGAAAAAGTTAATCCAATTATTCAAAGCGATTTAGTTATAGACCATTCAATTCAAGTTGATTACTATGGCACTTCATACGCATTAACCCTTAATATGAAGAAAGAATTTGAAAGAAACGAAGAAAGATATAAATTCTTAAAATGGGCACAACGATCCTTTAAGAATCTTAGAATTATCCCCCCAGGTAAGGGTATTATACATCAAATAAACTTAGAATACTTAAGTAAAGTAATTAACGATAATAATGAACCAGAAATAGTCATAGGAACAGACTCTCACACTACAATGATAGGAGGATTAGGTATTTTAGGTTGGGGTGTTGGAGGATTAGAAGCTGAAGCGGTAATGTTAGGTGAACCTTACCATTCTATAGTTCCAGAAGTTATAGGAGTAAAACTTGAAGGAGAAATAAGAGAAGGAGTTACACCTACTGATATAGTACTATATATAACAGAACTGTTAAGGAAAAAAGGAGTTGTAGGAAAATACGTAGAATTTTTTGGTAATTCTCTCTCTAAACTCACAATTCAAGATAGGGCTACTATAGCGAATATGGCTCCAGAATATGGAGCTACTGTAGGATATTTTCCTATAGATGAACAAACTGTAAAATATCTTAATTTAACCGGGCGTGATGGGGATAAAGTAAAGAAAATTGCAATGGAACTAGGAATATTTTATAATGAAAAAGAAGAAGTTAAATATTCTGATGTTGTGGAGGTCAATTTAAGTGAAATAGAACCATCAATTGCTGGACCAAAAAATCCCGACGAGAGAATTAGATTCGGCTCATTAAAAATAGAAAGAAAGAAAAAAGGAAATATAATCCAGGACGGAGATGTAGTTTTGGCCGCAATAACTAGTTGTACTAATACTTCAAATCCGACCGTAATGCTAGGGGCAGGAATATTAGCCAAGAAGGCTGTGGAACTAGGGTTAAGAAGCAAGCCTTATGTGAAGACCAGTTTAGCCCCAGGTTCGCCAGTAGTTGTAAAATACCTAAAAGATGCAGGACTCTTACCTTATTTAGAAGCCCTAGGATTTCATGTAGTAGGTTTTGGGTGTACAACGTGTATAGGTAACGCTGGACCTTTAATCAAAGAGGTTGAAAATGACATAAGGACTTACGGAATTGAGGCCTATGCTGTAATTAGCGGTAATAGGAATTTTGAAGGGAGAATAAATCCATTGCTTAAAGGTACGTTCCTTGCGTCACCTATTCTTGTTGTGGCTTTTGCTATAGCAGGTAGAATTGATATAAACTATGAAGAGCCTATAGCTTTTGACCCCAACGGTAAGCCTGTATACTTAAGAGACATATGGCCTACACTAGAAGAAATAAATTCTTATATGAACCTAGCGATGAACCCGGAATACTATCTTTCGCAGTATTCCACAATATTTAAAGGAGACGAAAACTGGGAAAAATTATCCGTAACTCCTTCCCCAATATACGATTGGCCTAAGTCTACGTATATTGTTGAACCTCCTTGGTTTAAAGAGGAAAACGAAAAATTGGAAATTAAAAAAGCCAGAATACTTTTACTTTTAGGAGATAAAATAACCACTGATCACATTTCACCCGCAGGACCTATATCTCCAGATAGTGAAGCAGGAAAATATCTTTTGTCACTTGGAGTAAAGGAGTTAAATACTTTTGGCGCTAGGAGAGGAAATCACGAGGTAATGATCAGAGGAGGATTTTCTAATCCAAAACTTAAGAATTACCTTGTAAATAAAGAAGGAGGATATACTATACACTTCCCAGATAAAAGAGAAGGTACAGTATATGAAATTGCAATGCAGTACAAAAAAGAAGGGGTTCCACTTGTAGTAGTTGCAGGTAAGCAATATGGCAGCGGAAGCTCTAGGGATTGGGCAGCCAAGGTTACTGCTTTATTAGGTATTAAAGCTGTATTAGCAGAGAGCTTTGAAAGGATACACAGGAGTAATTTAGTTGCAATGGGAGTTTTACCAATAGAAATAGAAGATTGGAGAAAATTGGGAATAAAAGGGGATGAGTTAGTTTCAATAGAATTTAACGATTTGAATCCGGGAAGTAGAGTTAGAATAATATTTGAAAATAATGAGAGAAAAGTGGAAACGTATGGTATTTTAAGAGTAAATACTAAAACTGAAATTGAATATATAAAATCTGGAGGTATTCTAAAATATGTTTTGGAAAAGATGATAAAGGATGAAAATTAGGATAAGAGGAATATACGCCACCGCATTAACATACATGCTATCTAAAAACTTTGAAATAGTACAACAAAGTCCTCAAATTGCAGAAAGATTTATGCAAGAAATTATAAGGGAGCCAGCAGATATTACGTTTAAAGACGGAGAAGATAAAGGTTCGCTAATTGTAATTGGAAGCGCTGATAACTTTGAAAATTACTTGAAAGAAATCTTTCCATATTCAATTGTTTGGAAATCTCCAGTTAAACTTTATTCTCTAATAGAAACACAGAATTGTAAGTATCAGAATTATGATGTAGAACCGTGCTTAGAAAAAGGTATTGTAATTAAACCTCCTACCGATGGTAGGAAAATAATACTTTCACCTCCTAAAGCAGTAAGTAAATTCGCAATGGTGTGGAGAGGAGAAGGAAAAACTTTCTTTTCTGAGCATATAGCTCCTGAAGAAAGAAAAAGGTTACTTAATATAAGTACTAAATATAATAAAAAAGGATATAATGTCAAATGGAGAAGTAACGCACAATTCGAGAAAAATTACCTTTTAGAGAAAGACCTAGAAAATTTAATGTTTAAATATGAAAATAATGATTTTTCAAAGCAAGGTTGCGATTTCTATTTGATAAACTTGTCTCTTGAGGATAAACTAGAATTGGATAAAATAAGAAGCCTTGTGGTTCCAACAATTAATTTTCATCATATGCTTAAATTATCAAGGTCGAGAGAAGTTGATATTGCGGAAAGTGGTAAAGATAATGTAACTCAAATACTAGAGTCATTAATCAAAGACTATATGGGAATAGAACATATAAAAATTAATGGCAGGAGAATATTTCTAAAACCGGGAAAGGTAATTGAGAAAAGAGTTTCAGATAATGGATATTTTCTGTTACTTAGGAGAGAAATTTCTGGAAATGGATACTATGATGGACTAGGAATAAGAAAGGAAGAAGGAGATTACGATATCATGGAAATAGATTCAAGAAAATGGCATGAAGTGCATAATTACTATAGTAAGGATGGTACGCTAAAAGGAAAATACATTAATATTTCAACTCCTCCAGAACTTCTAGATGGGAAAATTAGGTATATAGATTTAGAAGTCGATATAATAATCAAGAATGGAGAAAAAATTATTATAGACGAAGATAAACTAGAAGAAAACAAAAAATATCTATCTTATAAGATGTTAGAAAGAATTAAGAAAGAAATTGAGTATGTTATGACTGCTTATTAGCAGGTATTATCTTTACAACATTTTCCTTCTCATCATAAACAACTTTTACTAGATCTCCTTCTTTTACTTGAAATTTTTGCCTAATTCTTGCTGGAATAGTTACTTGATAATTTCTGCTAACTTTT comes from the Acidianus infernus genome and includes:
- a CDS encoding DUF402 domain-containing protein, encoding MKIRIRGIYATALTYMLSKNFEIVQQSPQIAERFMQEIIREPADITFKDGEDKGSLIVIGSADNFENYLKEIFPYSIVWKSPVKLYSLIETQNCKYQNYDVEPCLEKGIVIKPPTDGRKIILSPPKAVSKFAMVWRGEGKTFFSEHIAPEERKRLLNISTKYNKKGYNVKWRSNAQFEKNYLLEKDLENLMFKYENNDFSKQGCDFYLINLSLEDKLELDKIRSLVVPTINFHHMLKLSRSREVDIAESGKDNVTQILESLIKDYMGIEHIKINGRRIFLKPGKVIEKRVSDNGYFLLLRREISGNGYYDGLGIRKEEGDYDIMEIDSRKWHEVHNYYSKDGTLKGKYINISTPPELLDGKIRYIDLEVDIIIKNGEKIIIDEDKLEENKKYLSYKMLERIKKEIEYVMTAY
- the acnA gene encoding aconitate hydratase AcnA, which gives rise to MDLNNLPYSLRVLAINISKHIDGEKITQDDLDAIINWKVGNEISFMPTRVIMQDYTGVPLLVDLAEMRSELARRGLNPEKVNPIIQSDLVIDHSIQVDYYGTSYALTLNMKKEFERNEERYKFLKWAQRSFKNLRIIPPGKGIIHQINLEYLSKVINDNNEPEIVIGTDSHTTMIGGLGILGWGVGGLEAEAVMLGEPYHSIVPEVIGVKLEGEIREGVTPTDIVLYITELLRKKGVVGKYVEFFGNSLSKLTIQDRATIANMAPEYGATVGYFPIDEQTVKYLNLTGRDGDKVKKIAMELGIFYNEKEEVKYSDVVEVNLSEIEPSIAGPKNPDERIRFGSLKIERKKKGNIIQDGDVVLAAITSCTNTSNPTVMLGAGILAKKAVELGLRSKPYVKTSLAPGSPVVVKYLKDAGLLPYLEALGFHVVGFGCTTCIGNAGPLIKEVENDIRTYGIEAYAVISGNRNFEGRINPLLKGTFLASPILVVAFAIAGRIDINYEEPIAFDPNGKPVYLRDIWPTLEEINSYMNLAMNPEYYLSQYSTIFKGDENWEKLSVTPSPIYDWPKSTYIVEPPWFKEENEKLEIKKARILLLLGDKITTDHISPAGPISPDSEAGKYLLSLGVKELNTFGARRGNHEVMIRGGFSNPKLKNYLVNKEGGYTIHFPDKREGTVYEIAMQYKKEGVPLVVVAGKQYGSGSSRDWAAKVTALLGIKAVLAESFERIHRSNLVAMGVLPIEIEDWRKLGIKGDELVSIEFNDLNPGSRVRIIFENNERKVETYGILRVNTKTEIEYIKSGGILKYVLEKMIKDEN
- a CDS encoding AbrB/MazE/SpoVT family DNA-binding domain-containing protein, which gives rise to MATEDIVKVSRNYQVTIPARIRQKFQVKEGDLVKVVYDEKENVVKIIPANKQS